The following coding sequences lie in one Myxococcus xanthus genomic window:
- a CDS encoding OPT family oligopeptide transporter yields the protein MSQPVPQAASEEVTPAQAPLTLLRIPGDSPEALDTFWLREVFQGDRVPQLTLRAVLLGSGIGAITCATNLYAGLKMAVAFPVAITAALLAHTAHGAMRRVAPGVAGAPLSPLETCSAQAVASSAGYATGGALVSVQGAWLLTTGSHPPGWALLAWTFLLSALGVLFAVPLKRKLVDHEQLPFATGTAAAATIRALHTTGASSRPRLSMLGLGGGVAALVTLVRDGLGRLPYVFPFPGTLSGMSLERLGFGFETSLLPLGAGALLGLRLTASWFLGALLIHGVVAPRVFASGLLLPDGDFLAWSLWPGTAALTTASLLHFALEGRVLGRALKGLFKRPSVAPHPVDALQVPGRWLLAGLVVLMPATLAVAKVGFGVPLPHAALAVALSFVLCLIACRVTGETDVTPVGPLGQVTQMTYGVLLPRNVEANLATAGITVNAASSAADLLSDVKTGHLLGAHPRRVFLAQLVGCAVGAAAVVPLFFLLVPDRSALGGERFPAPAATVTASIAQVLASGLSGLEPGTRAALGWAALAAAVLTLTERLLPERVRHWVPSPLGMGLACLLPASTALGFLLGGVAAALARRANPGAQEGRVVTLAAGLIAGEGLMGVVIVLSQALW from the coding sequence ATGTCTCAGCCCGTCCCCCAAGCTGCCTCCGAGGAAGTGACACCGGCGCAGGCACCGCTGACGCTGCTGCGAATCCCGGGGGATTCCCCCGAGGCCCTGGACACCTTCTGGCTGCGCGAGGTCTTCCAGGGGGACCGGGTGCCGCAGCTCACCCTGCGGGCGGTGCTGCTCGGAAGTGGCATTGGTGCCATCACCTGCGCGACCAACCTCTACGCGGGCCTGAAGATGGCCGTGGCCTTTCCCGTGGCCATCACCGCCGCGTTGCTCGCGCACACGGCACACGGAGCGATGCGGCGCGTGGCGCCGGGCGTCGCGGGTGCTCCGCTTTCGCCGCTGGAGACGTGCTCCGCGCAGGCCGTGGCTTCGTCCGCGGGCTATGCGACAGGCGGCGCCCTGGTGTCCGTTCAGGGCGCGTGGTTGCTCACGACGGGCAGTCATCCCCCCGGGTGGGCGTTGCTCGCGTGGACCTTCCTCCTGTCCGCGCTGGGCGTGCTCTTCGCGGTGCCCCTCAAGCGCAAGTTGGTGGACCATGAGCAGCTTCCGTTCGCCACGGGCACGGCCGCGGCGGCGACCATCCGTGCTCTTCACACCACGGGCGCGTCGTCCCGTCCGCGGCTGTCGATGTTGGGTCTGGGCGGAGGTGTCGCCGCGCTCGTCACCCTGGTGAGGGATGGGCTGGGCCGCCTGCCCTACGTGTTTCCTTTCCCCGGAACGCTGAGCGGGATGTCACTGGAGCGCCTGGGCTTCGGCTTCGAGACGAGTCTGCTTCCGCTGGGCGCGGGCGCGCTGCTGGGACTGCGGCTCACGGCGTCCTGGTTCCTGGGCGCGCTGCTCATCCACGGAGTCGTGGCACCGCGCGTGTTCGCTTCGGGGCTGCTGCTTCCAGATGGAGACTTCCTCGCCTGGAGTCTCTGGCCCGGGACGGCGGCGCTCACCACCGCGTCGTTGCTGCACTTCGCGCTGGAGGGCCGCGTCCTGGGGCGCGCATTGAAGGGACTCTTCAAACGTCCCTCCGTGGCGCCCCATCCGGTGGACGCGCTTCAGGTGCCGGGACGCTGGCTGCTGGCGGGCCTGGTCGTGTTGATGCCCGCCACGCTCGCCGTGGCCAAGGTGGGCTTTGGCGTTCCGCTGCCACACGCCGCGCTCGCGGTGGCGTTGTCATTCGTGCTGTGTCTCATCGCCTGCCGCGTCACGGGGGAGACGGACGTCACGCCCGTGGGCCCGCTGGGGCAGGTGACGCAGATGACCTATGGCGTGCTGCTGCCGCGCAACGTGGAGGCGAACCTCGCCACCGCGGGCATCACCGTCAACGCTGCGTCGTCCGCGGCGGACCTCCTCAGTGATGTGAAGACGGGACACCTGCTGGGGGCCCATCCCCGCCGCGTGTTCCTGGCGCAGCTCGTGGGTTGCGCGGTGGGGGCCGCCGCGGTGGTGCCGCTGTTCTTCCTGTTGGTGCCGGACCGTTCGGCGCTGGGGGGCGAGCGCTTCCCCGCACCCGCCGCCACGGTCACCGCCAGCATCGCCCAGGTGCTAGCTTCGGGCCTCTCGGGGTTGGAGCCGGGCACGCGCGCGGCGCTCGGTTGGGCCGCGCTCGCCGCCGCTGTCCTCACACTGACGGAGCGACTGCTTCCCGAACGGGTGCGGCACTGGGTGCCGTCGCCCCTGGGCATGGGCCTGGCCTGCCTGTTGCCGGCGTCCACCGCGCTGGGGTTCTTGCTGGGCGGGGTGGCGGCGGCCTTGGCCCGCAGGGCGAATCCAGGGGCCCAGGAGGGGCGGGTGGTGACGCTGGCCGCCGGCCTCATCGCGGGCGAAGGGTTGATGGGGGTTGTCATCGTCCTGAGCCAGGCGCTCTGGTAA
- the tgl gene encoding social motility TPR repeat lipoprotein Tgl: MFRLSTASCSLALLLVSSGCSHTPTEKEKRSAEIHYDLALQAQQAGELQEALRELQLSLKNDPDYPDANNAMGILLHLAFRRPDEAVKHYTKALEVRPDFSEARTNLANVHLDQGRYDDAIKLYELVLNDMLYPTPFIAQGNLGWAYYKKGEPERAVESIKAAVTTNPNFCLGYKNLGLIYDETGRTSEACRQFTHYRENCPDVAEAYMREGVCQAKLGQVDAAKAAFATCETKAKAGEQVLKDDCRRLLEKL, from the coding sequence ATGTTCCGCCTTTCCACCGCGTCCTGTTCGCTCGCGCTGCTGCTGGTGTCCTCCGGTTGCTCCCACACGCCCACGGAGAAGGAGAAGCGGAGCGCCGAGATTCACTACGACCTGGCGTTGCAGGCCCAGCAGGCCGGCGAGCTCCAGGAGGCGCTGCGCGAGCTGCAGCTGTCGCTGAAGAACGACCCGGACTACCCCGATGCGAACAACGCCATGGGCATCCTGCTGCACCTGGCGTTCCGCCGTCCCGACGAGGCCGTCAAGCACTACACCAAGGCGCTGGAGGTTCGCCCCGACTTCTCCGAGGCGCGCACCAACCTCGCCAACGTGCACCTGGACCAGGGCCGCTACGACGACGCCATCAAACTCTATGAGTTGGTCCTCAACGACATGCTCTACCCGACGCCCTTCATCGCCCAGGGAAACCTGGGGTGGGCGTACTACAAGAAGGGCGAGCCGGAGCGCGCGGTGGAGAGCATCAAGGCCGCGGTGACGACCAACCCCAACTTCTGTTTGGGCTACAAGAACCTGGGTCTCATCTACGACGAGACGGGGCGCACCTCCGAGGCGTGCCGCCAGTTCACGCACTACCGCGAGAATTGCCCGGACGTGGCGGAAGCGTACATGCGTGAGGGCGTCTGCCAGGCGAAGCTGGGGCAGGTCGATGCGGCGAAGGCAGCCTTCGCCACCTGTGAGACCAAGGCGAAAGCTGGTGAACAGGTGCTGAAGGACGACTGCCGGAGGCTGCTGGAAAAGCTCTAG
- a CDS encoding GyrI-like domain-containing protein has translation MNVSIVSRGEIKLVGIKVVGRRSELSHRVPLAWLELLSRMDGLSGVVDRDVFHGCVPGSDHEQPGDDPVYQYWVTTEVRGLDAVPEGLKALTIPARDYAMTPVQGTADAINAAYGRLATWLRAESRRSDPAAYVLERYDQRRQPVTPPYQRFDYELLTPLTP, from the coding sequence ATGAACGTTTCCATCGTCTCCCGAGGTGAAATCAAGCTGGTGGGCATCAAGGTGGTCGGCCGGCGCAGCGAACTGAGCCACCGCGTCCCGCTGGCGTGGCTGGAGCTCCTCTCTCGCATGGATGGGCTGTCCGGAGTGGTCGACCGCGACGTGTTCCATGGCTGCGTGCCGGGCAGCGACCACGAGCAACCGGGCGATGACCCCGTCTACCAGTACTGGGTCACCACCGAGGTCCGAGGCCTCGACGCGGTCCCAGAAGGCCTGAAGGCCCTGACGATTCCCGCGCGCGACTACGCCATGACGCCGGTGCAGGGCACGGCGGACGCCATCAACGCGGCCTACGGTCGGCTGGCGACTTGGCTTCGGGCGGAAAGCAGGCGCTCAGACCCTGCCGCCTACGTGCTGGAGCGATACGACCAGCGTCGACAGCCCGTGACGCCGCCGTACCAGCGCTTCGATTACGAACTGCTCACGCCCCTGACGCCCTGA
- a CDS encoding MerR family transcriptional regulator, whose amino-acid sequence MLTISQFADRCGLAPSALRFYERKGLLLPSARRANGYRAYSPGQVGEARFISSLRAAGISLSAIREFLRKDARTRETMLTSWRQDLSARLLSLQLADQYLRGLGASSGPRVHLEHWAEPSVLAWFPVTAPPGPPAFRAAVPGWKKELERRGIPVLTSGYVRTLDVVDGQLLGEVGFRIKPRRRLPPGSRRQEMTPTLFATLECAVRDDQPRTVCSASWPSWDSVPMGFTWSATCPVSPTGTS is encoded by the coding sequence ATGCTGACGATTTCCCAGTTCGCGGACCGCTGTGGCCTGGCACCGAGCGCGCTGCGCTTCTATGAGCGCAAGGGCCTGCTGCTGCCCTCCGCACGGCGTGCGAATGGCTACCGCGCCTATTCTCCCGGGCAGGTCGGCGAAGCACGCTTCATCAGCAGCCTGCGCGCCGCGGGCATCTCCCTCTCCGCCATCCGTGAGTTCCTCCGAAAGGACGCACGGACGCGCGAGACGATGCTCACGTCGTGGAGGCAGGACCTGTCCGCGCGGCTGCTCTCGCTCCAACTGGCTGACCAGTACCTCCGGGGGCTCGGCGCGTCGTCGGGGCCGCGGGTCCATCTGGAGCACTGGGCCGAGCCGTCCGTGCTCGCGTGGTTCCCCGTCACTGCTCCGCCCGGGCCCCCGGCGTTCCGCGCCGCGGTGCCGGGGTGGAAGAAGGAACTCGAGCGCCGCGGCATCCCCGTGCTGACGAGTGGTTACGTCCGCACGCTCGACGTGGTGGACGGGCAGCTCCTGGGCGAGGTGGGCTTCCGCATCAAACCCCGCAGGCGGCTGCCTCCCGGGAGCCGGCGGCAGGAGATGACGCCGACCCTGTTCGCGACGCTGGAGTGCGCCGTTCGCGATGACCAGCCGCGCACCGTGTGTTCCGCTTCCTGGCCGAGTTGGGATTCCGTCCCGATGGGCTTCACCTGGAGCGCTACCTGCCCGGTGTCGCCGACCGGTACCTCCTGA
- a CDS encoding helix-turn-helix domain-containing protein: MDHVDFGKYLSQQRELRGLSRDDVARETKIPPTLITALEAGQVERLPSRIFVVNYIRAYAQVIGMSPEEAVLRYEEVDKSVPAPSPVQLEQERRKRAYVGLSVLLAALLLGVYLFLVLSGKLPSPLAR; the protein is encoded by the coding sequence GTGGACCACGTCGATTTCGGCAAATACCTGAGCCAGCAGCGAGAACTCCGAGGGCTCTCGCGTGACGACGTCGCGCGGGAGACCAAGATTCCTCCCACACTCATCACCGCGCTCGAGGCCGGTCAGGTGGAACGGCTGCCCTCGCGCATCTTCGTGGTGAACTACATCCGCGCGTACGCGCAGGTCATCGGCATGTCTCCGGAAGAGGCCGTGCTGCGCTACGAGGAGGTGGACAAGTCCGTCCCGGCGCCATCTCCCGTGCAGTTGGAGCAGGAGCGGCGCAAGCGGGCCTACGTGGGGCTGTCCGTGCTGCTGGCGGCCCTGCTCCTGGGCGTGTACCTGTTCCTGGTGCTGAGCGGAAAGCTTCCCAGTCCGCTCGCGCGTTGA
- a CDS encoding social motility and stimulation tgl protein, with amino-acid sequence MFNLDERYRGLPATREQILALHTSLNTPHVAIPGKQAGPAQAFVVGLRGGQGTAAVFVYLYLAEAADCAVYLSGRRNVSADEYRDDEGDALAFVESLGFMMDDANWRAMAPEQQDEQLKTLPVFFKDPTLVPAVVARAEEKKNVTTTLGRFLAAF; translated from the coding sequence GTGTTCAACCTCGACGAGCGCTACCGCGGGCTGCCCGCCACGCGGGAACAAATCCTGGCGCTGCATACCTCCCTCAACACGCCGCACGTGGCCATTCCGGGCAAGCAGGCAGGTCCGGCGCAGGCCTTCGTCGTGGGCCTCCGGGGAGGGCAGGGGACCGCGGCTGTCTTCGTGTACCTGTATCTTGCGGAGGCCGCGGACTGCGCGGTGTACCTGTCCGGCCGGCGCAACGTGTCAGCGGATGAGTACCGCGACGACGAGGGGGACGCGCTGGCCTTCGTGGAGTCGCTCGGGTTCATGATGGACGACGCCAACTGGCGCGCGATGGCCCCCGAGCAGCAGGACGAGCAGCTCAAGACGTTGCCGGTGTTCTTCAAGGACCCGACGCTCGTGCCCGCCGTGGTGGCGCGCGCCGAGGAGAAGAAGAACGTCACCACCACCCTGGGCCGCTTCCTGGCCGCCTTCTGA
- the recO gene encoding DNA repair protein RecO, protein MERYDDDALVLSSVDYGESDRLVTLLTREHGKLTAFAAGARKSKRRFAGALEPFMRLRVHIVETRGSTVRLDGTDIVAGFYAAREDLSLIARALYAVELCRELTRDHEPQPELFALLESYLTRLDAKEAGPTSLLAFELSALAHAGLMPRFDSCSLCGGAPGERPRFDQAHGGAVCEPCGARARESVAVPLALLSGLRALQEGARTPLPPDLRARARGLLNVFIAHHLGRRLKSVDFMAQVGLD, encoded by the coding sequence ATGGAGCGATACGACGACGACGCGCTCGTGCTGTCCTCGGTGGACTATGGCGAGTCCGACCGGCTCGTCACCTTGCTGACGCGCGAGCATGGGAAGCTGACGGCCTTCGCTGCGGGCGCACGCAAGAGCAAGCGGCGCTTCGCCGGCGCGCTGGAGCCGTTCATGCGGCTTCGCGTGCACATCGTCGAGACGCGCGGCAGCACGGTGCGGCTGGACGGCACGGACATCGTCGCGGGCTTCTATGCGGCGCGCGAGGACCTGTCCCTGATTGCCCGGGCCCTGTACGCGGTGGAGCTGTGCCGCGAGCTGACGCGGGACCATGAGCCGCAGCCGGAGCTGTTCGCCCTGCTGGAGTCGTACCTGACGCGACTGGATGCGAAGGAGGCCGGGCCCACGTCGCTCTTGGCTTTCGAGCTGTCCGCGCTGGCGCACGCGGGGTTGATGCCTCGGTTTGATTCGTGCTCGCTGTGTGGCGGCGCTCCAGGCGAGCGTCCTCGTTTCGACCAGGCCCATGGCGGCGCGGTGTGTGAGCCGTGTGGAGCCCGTGCGCGAGAGTCCGTGGCGGTGCCGCTGGCGCTGCTGTCGGGCCTGCGCGCGCTCCAGGAAGGGGCGCGCACGCCGCTGCCGCCGGACCTGCGCGCGCGTGCTCGCGGCCTGCTCAATGTCTTCATTGCCCATCACCTGGGTCGCCGCCTCAAGAGCGTGGACTTCATGGCCCAGGTGGGCCTGGATTGA
- a CDS encoding carbohydrate kinase family protein, with the protein MTKFGSEGLMPPLDVVCFGETLVDFLPAAPGHRVRDVPAWHPCPGGSPANVAVGLARLGLRPAMLGVVGADEFGHFLRERLAAEGVDVSHLRQTAEARTGLVFISLDGKGERSFTFFRTRSAEFLLGQADVDAAFLSGAKAVHCGSNSLQWPEAQEAAVRMLGLARDAGLIVSCDPNLRLHAWEDTSLLKGLLARMLPLCTVVKLSEEEIGFVTGTEVPHEALTRLAAMGVPLPVVTLGERGALLLWKGERIHVEAPQTRVVDTTGAGDGFVAGLLQGLVRWYGGAEGLRDATGEELVALATFACEVGARVVEKLGAVDGLPRAEVLAQVMPSRPDSSRA; encoded by the coding sequence TTGACGAAGTTCGGAAGCGAGGGGCTCATGCCGCCGCTGGATGTCGTGTGCTTTGGCGAGACGTTGGTTGACTTCCTCCCGGCGGCTCCAGGGCACCGCGTGCGTGACGTACCCGCGTGGCATCCGTGCCCCGGTGGCTCGCCGGCGAATGTCGCGGTGGGGCTGGCCCGGTTGGGGCTGCGTCCGGCCATGCTGGGCGTGGTGGGCGCGGATGAGTTCGGGCACTTCCTTCGCGAGCGATTGGCGGCGGAAGGCGTGGACGTGAGTCACCTGCGCCAGACGGCGGAGGCCCGCACCGGGCTGGTGTTCATCTCCCTGGATGGGAAGGGCGAGCGCAGCTTCACCTTCTTCCGGACACGCTCCGCTGAGTTCCTGCTGGGACAGGCGGATGTCGACGCGGCGTTCCTGTCGGGGGCGAAGGCAGTGCACTGTGGCTCCAACTCGCTCCAGTGGCCGGAGGCGCAGGAGGCCGCGGTGCGGATGCTGGGGCTGGCGCGCGACGCGGGGCTCATCGTGAGCTGTGACCCCAACTTGCGGCTGCATGCGTGGGAGGACACGTCTCTCCTGAAGGGCCTGCTGGCGCGGATGCTCCCGCTGTGCACCGTGGTGAAGCTCTCCGAGGAGGAGATTGGCTTCGTCACGGGGACGGAGGTGCCCCACGAAGCGCTGACGCGACTGGCCGCGATGGGCGTTCCGCTGCCCGTGGTGACGCTGGGCGAGCGTGGCGCGCTGCTGCTGTGGAAGGGGGAGCGCATCCACGTCGAGGCGCCGCAGACGCGCGTCGTCGACACCACCGGTGCTGGCGATGGTTTCGTCGCGGGCCTGTTGCAGGGGTTGGTGCGCTGGTACGGCGGCGCTGAGGGGCTGCGCGATGCGACAGGTGAGGAGTTGGTGGCGCTGGCCACGTTCGCGTGTGAGGTCGGGGCCCGTGTCGTGGAGAAGCTCGGTGCGGTGGATGGGCTTCCCCGGGCGGAAGTGCTGGCTCAGGTCATGCCGTCGCGTCCGGACAGTTCTCGCGCGTAG